One Brevibacillus choshinensis genomic window carries:
- a CDS encoding cation:proton antiporter produces the protein MLIFQIAVILIASKIAGDISVRLGQPSVLGKLLIGIVLGPSVLGLVTNTEILQEISQIGVILLMFLAGLETDIDEFKRTAKASTSVGVMGIIAPLAMGYAAGLALGLSSIESVFLGLLLSATSVSISVQTLKELGKLKSKEGATIMGAAVIDDVLVIIALAFLMSFAGGDVNLGMVILKKVVFFAIILLVSWKVVPWVLKKFAPLQVTESVISAGLILCFLFAYFAEYTGVAAIIGAYIAGVAISLTNYREEITHKVETISYSFFVPVFFTSVGVTAQFAGILENLWIIVLLSVLAIVSKLLGGALGAKMAGFPWRNSMAIGSAMVSRGEVALIIAAIGLESQLLTADMFAVLIVVVLVTTIVTPPMMKIFFADKEKKKEAMALKKNA, from the coding sequence ATGCTTATTTTCCAAATTGCCGTCATCCTGATCGCCTCCAAGATTGCCGGGGACATCAGCGTGCGTCTGGGTCAGCCTTCCGTTCTCGGAAAGCTGTTGATCGGGATTGTACTCGGGCCGAGTGTGCTCGGGCTCGTTACGAACACAGAAATTCTCCAGGAAATCAGTCAGATCGGTGTCATTTTGCTGATGTTTCTGGCTGGTCTCGAAACGGATATCGATGAATTCAAGCGTACAGCCAAAGCTTCCACCTCGGTCGGCGTCATGGGAATCATCGCGCCACTGGCAATGGGATACGCAGCCGGGCTGGCTTTGGGACTCTCTTCTATTGAATCTGTTTTCCTGGGCCTTCTGCTTTCCGCCACGAGCGTGAGCATCTCTGTGCAAACTTTGAAGGAATTAGGGAAGCTAAAATCAAAAGAGGGCGCTACGATCATGGGTGCCGCCGTCATCGACGATGTTCTGGTGATTATCGCCTTGGCATTCTTAATGAGCTTTGCCGGCGGCGACGTGAATCTGGGTATGGTCATCCTGAAAAAGGTCGTGTTCTTTGCGATCATCCTCCTGGTTTCCTGGAAAGTCGTTCCGTGGGTACTGAAAAAATTCGCTCCTCTGCAAGTCACGGAATCCGTGATTTCAGCGGGCTTGATCCTTTGCTTCCTGTTTGCCTATTTCGCGGAATATACGGGTGTGGCTGCTATCATCGGAGCTTATATCGCCGGTGTGGCCATCAGCCTGACGAACTATCGCGAAGAAATCACTCACAAAGTCGAAACGATCAGCTATTCGTTTTTCGTTCCCGTCTTCTTCACCTCGGTTGGGGTTACCGCCCAGTTTGCCGGAATCTTGGAAAACCTGTGGATCATCGTTCTTCTCAGCGTGCTGGCGATCGTGTCCAAATTGCTGGGAGGTGCGCTCGGTGCCAAAATGGCTGGCTTTCCGTGGAGAAATTCCATGGCTATCGGATCAGCGATGGTCTCCCGTGGTGAAGTCGCGCTGATTATCGCCGCCATCGGTCTGGAGAGCCAGCTGCTCACTGCCGACATGTTTGCCGTCCTGATTGTGGTTGTATTGGTGACCACCATCGTGACGCCGCCCATGATGAAGATCTTCTTCGCGGATAAAGAGAAAAAGAAAGAAGCCATGGCTTTGAAAAAAAACGCATAG
- a CDS encoding cupin domain-containing protein produces MTKKISKETAEHYMWGGSCDGWHLVKGQELSVIHERMPAQTAEVRHYHERARQFFFVLSGQAVLEVEGVRHALGSQEGVEVPPGAAHQMKNEGEEAVEFLVISQPTTRGDRINEES; encoded by the coding sequence ATGACAAAGAAAATCAGCAAGGAAACCGCAGAGCACTACATGTGGGGAGGCTCTTGCGACGGCTGGCATTTGGTCAAAGGTCAGGAGCTGAGTGTCATTCATGAGCGGATGCCGGCCCAGACTGCAGAGGTGCGTCATTACCATGAGCGAGCCCGCCAATTTTTCTTCGTGCTGTCGGGACAGGCTGTGCTCGAGGTAGAGGGTGTCCGACATGCGTTGGGGAGTCAAGAAGGTGTGGAGGTACCGCCTGGGGCAGCGCATCAAATGAAAAACGAGGGCGAGGAAGCGGTTGAATTTCTGGTGATCTCCCAGCCTACGACGCGAGGAGATCGCATCAACGAGGAGTCGTGA
- a CDS encoding Lrp/AsnC family transcriptional regulator, with amino-acid sequence MLDQTDQSILALLRENSRLQWKDIGEQVHLSGQAVGNRIRRMEEQGIIQGYTTIIDASKVSPALTAFISMFMKTNDHQPFLRFISNCPDIVEAHRTSGEGCYSLIVNVPDQTALNALLDGLLAFGNYRISLSIGKMK; translated from the coding sequence ATGCTCGATCAAACGGATCAGTCCATCCTCGCCCTCCTGCGGGAAAACAGTCGCTTGCAGTGGAAGGATATCGGGGAGCAAGTGCACTTGAGCGGCCAAGCGGTAGGAAATCGAATCAGGCGGATGGAGGAACAGGGAATCATTCAAGGGTATACGACCATCATCGATGCCTCGAAAGTCAGCCCCGCACTGACTGCCTTCATCTCGATGTTTATGAAAACCAACGATCATCAGCCGTTCCTTCGCTTTATCTCAAACTGCCCTGACATCGTAGAAGCGCATCGCACCAGTGGAGAAGGCTGCTATTCCCTGATCGTGAACGTTCCGGACCAGACCGCTCTCAATGCCCTGCTGGATGGGCTTTTGGCTTTCGGGAATTACCGAATCAGTCTCTCCATCGGCAAGATGAAATAG
- a CDS encoding MBL fold metallo-hydrolase, translated as MHIQLVRHATLRVAYKGRTLLVDPMLSLAGELPATVNTPNQRPNPGVELPMPAEEVLGGVDAILITHTHTDHLDEAAVKQLPKHLPIFCQPPDREKLQNHGFEQVIVVESEYVWEGIQLYRTGGRHGTGEIGEKMGPVSGFVLQAEGEPTLYLAGDTIWCEEVEHALKSHRPDVIVPFAGAAHFLVGDPITMTKEDIVQLAQAAPGSQVFVAHMEVWNHCLLSRDELREHLTNNHLSERVQVPQDGEKIEYKR; from the coding sequence ATGCACATTCAGCTCGTGCGGCATGCGACGCTGCGAGTAGCGTATAAAGGACGTACCCTCTTGGTGGATCCCATGCTGAGCCTGGCAGGGGAATTGCCTGCAACTGTCAACACGCCGAATCAACGGCCGAATCCCGGGGTGGAGCTGCCAATGCCTGCTGAGGAAGTTCTGGGCGGTGTGGATGCCATCCTGATTACCCATACGCATACGGATCATCTGGACGAAGCTGCCGTCAAACAGCTCCCCAAGCATTTGCCGATCTTCTGCCAACCGCCCGATCGGGAAAAGCTGCAGAACCATGGGTTTGAGCAGGTGATCGTGGTCGAGAGTGAATACGTGTGGGAAGGAATACAGCTTTACCGGACAGGTGGGCGTCACGGTACAGGCGAAATAGGAGAGAAAATGGGGCCGGTATCCGGGTTTGTACTCCAGGCAGAGGGAGAGCCTACGTTGTACTTGGCTGGCGACACGATTTGGTGCGAGGAAGTGGAGCATGCTCTGAAATCTCATCGCCCAGATGTCATTGTTCCATTCGCAGGAGCAGCTCATTTCCTGGTGGGAGACCCGATTACGATGACGAAGGAAGATATCGTACAGCTGGCACAAGCAGCTCCAGGCAGTCAAGTCTTCGTCGCGCATATGGAAGTGTGGAATCATTGCCTTCTCAGCCGCGATGAGCTGCGTGAGCACCTGACAAACAACCATTTGTCTGAGCGGGTACAAGTGCCGCAGGATGGCGAGAAAATCGAATACAAGCGCTGA
- a CDS encoding winged helix-turn-helix domain-containing protein — protein MAHEQLETYVVEAPEQAMALLNPLRAEILSRLAEPASAAEVARGINEIPQRVNYHLKALEKVGLVRKVGSRQVRNLVEVLYLAIARTYVLSEALNFANETIQQMKDQGALSHLIHTAERIKRDALALMERSDREEEIPSATLDTSIRLASAEQRSAFVEEYVQLVNQLVKKYQSKAEGQETYQVILAVYPKEGGEES, from the coding sequence GTGGCACATGAACAACTGGAAACCTATGTCGTCGAAGCTCCTGAGCAGGCGATGGCATTGCTCAACCCACTGCGAGCAGAAATATTGAGCCGTTTGGCTGAGCCGGCTTCAGCAGCAGAGGTGGCACGCGGAATCAATGAAATCCCCCAACGCGTGAACTACCATCTGAAGGCGCTGGAAAAGGTGGGCTTGGTGCGCAAGGTCGGAAGCCGTCAGGTGCGCAATCTGGTTGAAGTGCTCTATTTAGCCATCGCACGTACCTATGTATTATCCGAAGCGTTGAACTTTGCAAACGAGACGATTCAACAGATGAAGGATCAGGGAGCGCTGTCGCACCTGATTCATACGGCGGAAAGAATCAAGCGGGATGCGCTCGCACTGATGGAGCGATCCGATCGGGAAGAAGAGATCCCGAGCGCGACGCTGGACACCAGCATCCGTTTGGCAAGCGCCGAGCAGCGCAGTGCGTTTGTCGAGGAGTATGTGCAGCTGGTCAACCAACTGGTGAAAAAGTATCAATCCAAAGCAGAGGGGCAGGAAACGTACCAAGTGATTCTCGCGGTTTACCCCAAAGAAGGAGGAGAAGAATCATGA
- the clpP gene encoding ATP-dependent Clp endopeptidase proteolytic subunit ClpP — translation MNLIPVVVEQTSYGERSYDIYSRLLKDRIIFLGSAIDDQVANAIVAQLLFLAAEDPKKDIHLYINSPGGSVTAGMAIIDTMNFVQPEVSTICTGMAASMGAMLLVAGAQGKRYALPNAEVMLHQPWGGSQGQASDIKIAADRILRHRHMLYSIIAERTGKTVEQIEKDADRDYFLSATEALEYGLIDKVIEKL, via the coding sequence ATGAATCTCATTCCGGTAGTTGTGGAGCAGACCAGTTACGGAGAACGTTCGTATGATATATACTCCCGCTTGCTCAAGGATCGCATCATTTTTCTGGGTAGCGCCATCGATGATCAAGTCGCCAATGCTATTGTGGCCCAGCTTTTGTTCCTCGCAGCGGAGGACCCGAAAAAAGACATTCATCTGTACATCAACTCCCCGGGTGGATCGGTGACAGCGGGGATGGCGATTATTGATACGATGAATTTCGTGCAGCCGGAGGTATCGACTATCTGCACGGGCATGGCTGCTTCCATGGGAGCCATGCTGCTGGTGGCAGGTGCGCAAGGCAAACGATACGCCCTCCCCAACGCCGAAGTGATGCTTCACCAGCCGTGGGGAGGAAGTCAGGGGCAGGCGAGCGATATCAAGATCGCTGCAGATCGCATCTTGAGGCATCGCCATATGCTCTATTCGATCATTGCGGAGCGCACGGGCAAGACCGTCGAGCAAATTGAAAAGGATGCAGACCGTGACTACTTCCTTTCGGCGACGGAGGCTCTGGAGTACGGCCTGATCGACAAGGTCATTGAAAAACTGTAG
- a CDS encoding NAD-dependent epimerase/dehydratase family protein gives MKILFLGGTRFIGPHAVKRMAELGHEIVVYNRGQSSDAQSLPKGVASLTGDRARLGESRDAFRAFSPDVVVDLFPYSEADARQLMETFSGIAGRVVAISSCDVYQAFGRVNRIESGPPEEGALTEQSPLCEKRYPLRGARADLSDYDKVLVERVVMSHESLPGTILRLPMVYGPGDYQHRLYPYLQQMRDGRSVILMEEGFASWRWSRGYVEDIAEAICLAALHEKAAGQIYHVGEEFGLPMREWVERIAAGAGWRGEIVTVPAADLPPHLVMDIETGQHIQLDTSKIRSELGYAERLSPEEAMSRTIAWESANPPENVAWMIDYTAEDDYLARLGVK, from the coding sequence ATGAAGATCTTGTTTTTGGGAGGAACGCGGTTTATCGGTCCGCATGCAGTGAAACGAATGGCGGAGCTAGGTCATGAAATTGTCGTATACAACCGTGGCCAATCTTCTGACGCGCAATCTCTCCCAAAAGGAGTCGCTTCGCTCACAGGAGACCGAGCAAGACTAGGAGAATCCCGCGATGCATTTCGTGCATTTTCACCAGACGTCGTCGTTGATTTGTTCCCTTATTCAGAAGCAGATGCACGTCAGCTCATGGAGACGTTTTCGGGAATAGCAGGTCGTGTAGTAGCGATCAGCAGTTGTGACGTGTATCAGGCCTTTGGGCGAGTGAACCGGATCGAATCCGGACCGCCGGAAGAGGGAGCACTGACGGAGCAGTCGCCATTGTGCGAAAAGCGGTACCCTCTTCGGGGAGCACGAGCTGATCTGAGCGATTACGACAAAGTGCTCGTGGAGCGAGTCGTCATGAGTCATGAGAGTCTGCCGGGAACGATCCTGCGCCTCCCGATGGTCTACGGGCCCGGCGATTACCAGCATCGCCTCTATCCTTATCTGCAGCAAATGCGAGACGGCCGCTCCGTGATTCTCATGGAGGAAGGATTTGCATCGTGGCGCTGGTCTCGCGGTTACGTAGAGGATATCGCAGAAGCCATCTGTCTGGCAGCGTTGCACGAGAAGGCTGCGGGACAAATCTATCATGTCGGGGAAGAGTTTGGCTTGCCGATGCGTGAGTGGGTCGAGCGCATTGCCGCTGGAGCAGGGTGGAGGGGCGAGATTGTAACCGTACCCGCTGCTGACTTGCCCCCTCATTTGGTGATGGATATCGAGACAGGGCAGCATATTCAGCTGGATACGAGCAAAATCAGAAGCGAGCTGGGATATGCGGAACGACTTTCGCCGGAAGAAGCCATGAGCAGGACGATTGCGTGGGAGAGTGCGAATCCGCCGGAGAATGTGGCGTGGATGATCGATTATACGGCTGAGGATGACTATCTGGCACGACTAGGTGTGAAATAG
- a CDS encoding methyl-accepting chemotaxis protein: MKIRTKFIIAFGVILAIMLSSGTHMYVQTKMLTTSYTELLVEAELLTSLREMQFVMTGRNNDERGYFLTGDDSYTKEMQARVEKIGGLAEKINKNQHAVLNYGQDLGPLKEFINAYLEASQKALDAYGSGNREEAIRLHFGDEREARKQLDQRIDELTNKVIAEKEKTTASLEAQRVTSEIVQVIFSIAGVLFAILIGAFLVRAIVIPLHRVNLQLKAIAEGEGDLTQELSVKSKDEIGMLADSFNRMLRNLRELILQVRSHAEQVAASAEQLTASSEQTSKATQQIAETVQEMAAGSEHQAQNVEASHNEVVGMAQGIGQIAARAENVSSTAIRTSDLATDGNQAIQLVVTQMDGMGEAMEGLSRLVSGLGERSEQIGQIVDVITGIAGQTNLLALNAAIEAARAGEHGRGFAVVADEVRKLAEQAAASAGQITQLIEVIQHETREAILSVERGSQQTALCMDGVASAGNAFAHIRDAVVRVAAEVQDVSAASRTLTDSTEKVAESMRVIASVTQQGVSRTLDVSAATEEQLASMEEIHTSAASLAHLAEEMEKLMGKFKA, encoded by the coding sequence ATGAAAATCAGAACGAAATTCATCATTGCGTTTGGTGTGATCCTAGCGATCATGCTGAGCTCCGGGACTCATATGTACGTTCAAACGAAAATGCTGACAACCTCCTACACTGAGCTGCTCGTCGAGGCAGAGCTCCTCACGTCCCTGCGCGAAATGCAGTTTGTCATGACGGGACGAAACAATGACGAACGAGGTTACTTTTTGACCGGTGATGACTCCTATACAAAGGAGATGCAAGCGCGGGTCGAAAAAATCGGTGGCCTTGCTGAAAAAATAAATAAGAACCAGCATGCTGTCTTGAACTATGGGCAAGATTTAGGACCGCTAAAGGAATTTATCAACGCTTATTTGGAAGCGAGCCAAAAAGCTTTGGATGCCTATGGGAGCGGAAATCGGGAAGAAGCGATTCGACTCCATTTCGGGGATGAGAGAGAAGCGCGAAAGCAACTGGACCAGCGGATTGACGAACTGACCAATAAGGTGATCGCGGAGAAGGAAAAGACTACAGCCAGCTTGGAGGCGCAGCGAGTCACGTCGGAAATCGTCCAAGTCATCTTTAGCATAGCGGGTGTGCTGTTTGCTATCTTGATCGGAGCATTTCTCGTACGTGCTATCGTCATTCCGCTGCACCGAGTCAATTTGCAGCTGAAGGCTATCGCAGAGGGCGAAGGAGATCTGACACAAGAGCTGTCGGTCAAGTCCAAGGACGAGATCGGCATGCTGGCAGACTCCTTTAACCGGATGCTGCGCAATCTCCGTGAGCTGATCTTGCAAGTGCGCAGCCATGCCGAGCAGGTGGCAGCTTCTGCCGAACAGCTGACAGCCAGCTCGGAGCAGACGAGCAAGGCGACCCAGCAGATTGCCGAGACCGTTCAGGAAATGGCTGCTGGCAGCGAGCATCAGGCACAGAACGTGGAAGCCAGTCACAATGAGGTAGTGGGAATGGCACAGGGCATCGGGCAAATCGCAGCACGTGCCGAAAACGTATCGTCGACCGCGATTCGGACATCGGATCTTGCTACAGACGGAAATCAGGCGATTCAGCTGGTCGTGACGCAAATGGACGGCATGGGTGAAGCCATGGAGGGTCTGTCTCGATTGGTGAGCGGCTTGGGGGAACGCTCTGAGCAGATCGGCCAAATCGTAGACGTGATAACCGGCATTGCGGGGCAGACGAACCTGCTGGCGCTGAATGCCGCGATTGAGGCGGCTCGTGCAGGCGAGCATGGCAGAGGTTTTGCGGTCGTGGCCGACGAAGTGAGAAAGCTGGCCGAGCAAGCGGCGGCCTCGGCAGGACAGATCACACAGCTGATCGAGGTCATCCAGCACGAGACGCGGGAGGCGATCCTTTCCGTAGAAAGAGGCTCTCAGCAGACGGCGCTGTGCATGGATGGCGTCGCTTCGGCTGGAAATGCCTTCGCACATATTCGAGACGCGGTGGTTCGTGTTGCAGCGGAAGTCCAGGATGTCTCGGCTGCCTCTCGAACGCTCACCGACAGTACAGAGAAGGTGGCGGAATCGATGCGCGTCATTGCCAGTGTGACACAGCAGGGTGTATCCCGCACATTGGACGTGTCGGCGGCAACGGAAGAGCAGCTGGCTTCCATGGAAGAAATCCACACGTCGGCAGCGTCGTTGGCTCATTTGGCGGAAGAAATGGAGAAGCTGATGGGGAAATTCAAGGCGTAG
- a CDS encoding MFS transporter produces the protein MTYHLSAIQKGKFSNYYSTLFLPLFLATMEKEKEVFTMSSPKTQAVTAPEAPAFTSIWRNRPFLILFLTSAFVTCGAKVYELALPLILYDMTRSPLTMTAMKSIEFLPNLLLAMFIGVLVDRFSKKRWSQWMVFGQMVLLFLLYALVESGQAAVIHFYVAGFLLMAFNYGYGNARVSIIKQVVPRPLLTSANARFSFLFTLIDIMGPAISGFILLLSSLHNGLLITGFAYLIALIAVSFLEKESHPAIAAQQGTFWQDFRAGWQELLSNRPLWMITILVIFLNATSGVYDAMIIFFAKDHLKLDNSQLGLVLSAAGVGGLIGSTLVARLRKRFPTGKILGTTILLLSVSYLLMALAQSTWMLCLSLFLSGMIGTIESICIWTFRQETTPAHMIGRISGITGSIFKLGMVFSIYGSGWVTVWQGPWAAFLAAAVGNLLIFLVYRRLTLWRLA, from the coding sequence TTGACGTATCACCTTTCCGCAATCCAAAAGGGGAAGTTCAGTAATTACTACTCTACCCTTTTTCTTCCCCTTTTCCTAGCTACAATGGAAAAGGAGAAGGAGGTTTTTACCATGTCGTCCCCGAAAACACAGGCTGTCACTGCTCCAGAAGCACCTGCATTCACCTCTATCTGGCGCAACCGTCCGTTTCTCATCCTGTTTTTGACTTCCGCATTTGTCACCTGTGGCGCAAAGGTTTACGAGCTTGCCCTGCCTCTAATTTTGTACGATATGACCCGCTCGCCGCTCACCATGACCGCGATGAAAAGCATCGAGTTCCTGCCGAACCTGCTATTGGCCATGTTCATTGGTGTGCTCGTCGACCGTTTCTCCAAAAAGCGATGGTCCCAATGGATGGTCTTTGGGCAAATGGTGCTCCTGTTCCTTTTGTATGCACTGGTCGAGTCCGGTCAAGCTGCGGTCATTCACTTTTACGTGGCCGGCTTTCTGCTGATGGCGTTTAACTACGGCTACGGAAATGCCCGGGTCAGCATCATCAAGCAAGTGGTCCCAAGGCCGCTGCTTACCTCTGCCAACGCCCGTTTTTCCTTTCTCTTTACCCTGATCGACATTATGGGGCCCGCGATCTCCGGGTTCATCCTGCTGCTGTCCAGTCTCCACAACGGATTGCTGATAACCGGGTTTGCCTACCTCATCGCGCTGATTGCGGTATCGTTCCTCGAAAAGGAGAGCCATCCCGCCATCGCCGCGCAGCAGGGCACTTTCTGGCAGGATTTCCGAGCAGGCTGGCAAGAGCTGCTTTCCAATCGCCCCCTGTGGATGATTACCATTCTCGTCATTTTCCTCAATGCCACTTCAGGCGTGTACGACGCCATGATCATCTTTTTTGCAAAGGACCATCTGAAGCTAGACAATTCCCAGCTCGGTCTCGTGCTCTCTGCGGCGGGGGTAGGCGGCTTGATCGGGAGTACACTGGTCGCGAGGCTGCGCAAACGCTTTCCGACCGGAAAGATCCTGGGCACCACGATTCTCCTGCTGTCCGTTTCTTACCTGCTCATGGCCCTGGCACAAAGCACATGGATGCTCTGCCTGTCACTCTTTTTGTCCGGCATGATCGGTACGATTGAAAGCATCTGCATCTGGACGTTTCGGCAGGAAACCACTCCTGCGCACATGATCGGCCGGATCAGCGGCATCACCGGCTCCATTTTCAAGCTGGGAATGGTATTCTCCATCTACGGCTCCGGCTGGGTGACCGTTTGGCAGGGGCCATGGGCGGCTTTCCTCGCGGCAGCTGTGGGCAACCTGCTGATCTTTCTCGTGTATCGCAGGCTCACCCTCTGGCGTCTTGCCTAG